The window CTCGAGTGGAGCAAGGCGCACCTCGCCGAGCTCGAGGTCACCGACACCATCCGCAAGGACGTCGCCGAGGGCATGGAGAAGCAGCAGAAGGAGTTCCTGCTGCGCCGCCAGCTCGAGGCCATCCGCAAGGAGCTCGGCGAGCTCGACGGCACCGTCCAGGACGACGACTACCGCGCTCGCGTCGAAGGGGCCGAGCTGCCCGACGCCGTGAAGAAGGCCGCGCTGGCCGAGGTGGACAAGCTGGACCGCACGTCCGAGCAGTCCCCCGAGGGCGGCTGGATCCGCACCTGGCTGGACACCGTCCTGGAGCTGCCCTGGAACGAGCGCACCGAGGACAGCTACGACATCGCCGCCGCGCGCGCCGTGCTCGACGCGGACCACGCGGGCCTCGACGACGTCAAGGAACGCATCATCGAGTACTTGGCCGTGCGCAAGCGCCGCACCGAGTCGGGCCTGGGCGCGGTCGGCGGCCGCCGTTCCGGCGCCGTGCTCGCCCTCGCCGGTCCTCCCGGGGTCGGCAAGACGTCGCTGGGTGAGTCCGTCGCGAAGGCCATGGGCCGCAAGTTCGTCCGGGTGGCGCTGGGCGGCATCCGCGACGAGGCGGAGATCCGCGGCCACCGCCGCACCTACGTCGGCGCGCTGCCCGGCCGGATCGTCCGCGCCATCAAGGAAGCCGGCTCGATGAACCCGGTCGTGCTGCTCGACGAGATCGACAAGGTCGGCGCCGACTACCGCGGCGACCCGACCGCGGCGCTGCTCGAAGTGCTGGACCCGGAACAGAACCACACGTTCCGCGACCACTACCTCGAGGTCGAGCTGGACCTGTCCGACGTCGTGTTCCTGGCGACGGCCAACGCGCTGGAGACCATCCCCGGCCCGCTGCTGGACCGCATGGAGCTCGTCACGCTGGACGGCTACACCGAGCACGAGAAGGTCACCATCGCCCGCGACCACCTGCTCCCCCGCGAGCTGGAGCGCGCCGGGCTGGGCGCTTCGGACGTCACGCTGACCGACGCCGCGTTCAGCCGGATCGCCGCCGAGTACACCCGCGAGGCGGGCGTGCGTGCGGCGAACCGCACGATCGCGAAGGTGCTGCGGAAGATCGCGACCAAGGTGGCGCTCGACGAGGTGTCCCTGCCGCTGACGGTGGACGCCCCGGATCTCGACACCTACCTCGGCCGGCCGCGGCACCTGCCCGAGTCGTCGCTGCCCGCGTCGACCCAGCGGACGTCCATCCCGGGCGTCGCGACGGGCCTGGCGGTGACCGGGGCCGGCGGTGACGTCCTCTACATCGAGGCGTCGCTGGCGGACAAGGAGTCCGGCGCGTCCGGGCTGCAGCTGACCGGCCAGCTCGGCGACGTGATGAAGGAGTCCGTCCAGATCGCGCTGTCCTACCTGCGCTCGCACGGCGCGGAGCTGGAACTGCCGGTGGGCGACCTGCGGGAGCGCGGCATCCACGTGCACGTCCCGGCGGGCGCGGTGCCGAAGGACGGGCCGTCGGCGGGCGTCACGATGACGACGGCGCTGGCGTCGCTGCTCTCGGGCCGCGTGGTCCGCGCGGACGTCGCGATGACCGGCGAGGTGTCGCTGACCGGCCGCGTCCTGCCGATCGGCGGCGTGAAGCAGAAGCTGCTGGCGGCGCACCGGGCGGGGATGAAGACGGTGATCATCCCGCAGCGCAACGAGCCGGACCTCGACGACGTCCCGGCCGAGGTGCTGTCCCAGCTCGACGTGCACGCGGTGGCCAATGTCCGCGAGGTCCTCGACCTCGCGCTGACGCCGGCTTCGACGCCGGTTTCCCAGGCGGCGTAACCCCGAACGCCGCCACCCGAAACGGCCGGTTTCCCCCTCGCACGGGGAAACCGGCCGTTCTCTTCGTCAGAGCCGCCGCGCGGCGATCAGGTAGCCGGTGCCGAGCAGGCCCGCGGCGCCGCGGCCGACGGTCGTCTCCGGCCGCCGGTGCCGCCGGTCCAGCCGGTCGAGCGGCGGCACCAGCGCGGTGACGTCGTAGAACAGCGTGTCCTCCGGCTGCAGTCCGGCCCGCCACAGCTCGTGGCGAAGCCGCCTCGGGGTGTACGCCTCGATGCCGGTGCGGCGCGCGCCGTGTCGCCGCGGGAAGCGCAGGGCGTCCTCCAGGCCGCCGAGCACGCGGCGCGCCGGCCAGTAGAGGCCCCATTCGACCAGCCGGTAGGGGCTGAGCGGATTGAGCATGGTGACGATGGCGCGCCCACCCGGGCGCACCACGCGCGCGATTTCGCACAAAGCCGGCGCGACGTCCACGTATTCCAGCACGCCCATCGCGAGCGCGACGTCGAAACTGCGGTCGGCGAACGGCATTTCTTCGATGTCGCCGACGGAAAAACTCGCTTCCTCCCCGGTGTGCCGGCGGGCCGCGTCGATCATCGCGGCGGACCGGTCGCAGCCGGTGACGGTGAAATCCGGGGACCGGCTTTCGAGCACGTGCCGGACCATCTTCCCCGGCCCGCAGCCGACGTCGAGGAGCGCGCCGCCGGGCGAGCCGCGCAACACTTCGTCGACGGCGTACATCCTCGATCGGTGAAATCGGGCGGTGGGCCCCCGGCCGTCATACGCCTCGGCGTAATCGGCCACGAGCCGGGCATCCGCGTACTGGACCCGCACGAGCTCCTCGCGCGGTGGACGTTCGAGCGTCCCGCGAACCGGCATGCGTACCTCCACTGCTCTGCCACTGGGTTCGGCACATGCGGGGTCGGGCCGGGCACGAAAGCCGTTACCGTTTCCCGGGAGAATTTCGAAATGGGGGCGAAAGGGCGAATGAATCTTCCATCACCGGCCAGGAATTGCGGCCGAATTGCGGGTTGCGTAAAGACGCGGTCATGGGGAGCCCTGTGGCTCATGAAAACGGCCCCGCGACCTGGTGGTCGCGGGGCCGTTCCGGTGGGTGGCGGGTGAGGGATTCGAACCCCCGTAGGCGTAAGCCAACTGGTTTACAGCCAGTCCCCTTTGGCCACTCGGGTAACCCGCCAAGGCCGGGCGAACCGGCCGGGGAGAAGCTTACCCAACGGGTTCGAGCGGGGGTCAACCGGGATGCCCGTCCCCCGATGGGGGCTAGGCTGGGTGGCCCCTGACAAGCGAGTACGAGGTGTGAGGACACGTGGCGGATCCCTCTTTCGACGTCGTGAGCAAGGTCGACCGCCAGGAGGTGGACAACGCGCTGAACCAGGCAGGCAAGGAGCTCGGCACGCGGTTCGACTTCCGCGGCACCGGCACGACGATCAACTGGTCGGGCGAGGAGGCGATCGTGATCGAGTCCGAAACCGAAGAGCGCGCCCTGGCCGCGGTCGAGGTGTTCAAGGAGAAGCTGATCAAGCGCAGCATCTCCCTGAAGGCCTTCGAGGCCGGCGAGCCGGCGCTGTCGGGCAAGATCTACAAGGTGTCGGGCAAGATCCTCCAGGGCATCGCCTCCGACAAGGCCAAGCAGATCGCCAAGTTCATCCGCGACGAGGGCCCGAAGGGCGTCCAGGCCCAGATCCAGGGCGACCAGCTGCGGGTGTCGGGCAAGAAGAAGGACCAGCTGCAGGACGTGATCGCCTTGCTGAAGGGCAAGGACTTCGAGATCGCGCTGCAGTTCACCAACTACCGGTGACGCCGCCGCGGGCACCCGGTCGCCGGGTGCCCGCTCAGGACGGCGTGATCGTCCACTTGGCTTCGTAGCCGTCCACCCGCAGGAACGCCGGGCCGACGACCGGGACCGTCGCCGACTGGTCGCCGATCGCGTTGACCAGCAGGTCGCGGACCTTCTCCGAGTGCACCCACAGCGCCACGTTCCCGCGGGTCTTCGCCGTGAACGCCACCGCCTGCACCCCGTCCGGGATCCGGAACACCGCGTCACCGTTGCCGGACGCCGTTGCGCCCGGGGCGGCCACCGGCAAGCTGCGGTAGTCCGCGATCGTCGCCGTCCAAGATGCGTTCGCCAAGACCGTCACCTTCGTCGTCGGGCGGTCGGGTTCCGTGTTCAGCCAGGTCGTGCCCTGGTACCTGCCGATCGCGTTGACCAGGCCGAACTCGCCGCCGTCGGTGCTGATGATCACGTTCGACGAGCACTTGGGGCAGTCGAACGTGAAGAAGCCCAGCTGGTCCGCCGGCCACGTCACCGCGAACTGGCCCTCGCCCTTGCCCGTGTGCGTCTCCGTCGGCACGTCGCGCGGTACCGGGGCCGCCGATGTGGTGGGCGTCGGCACCGAAGCCGATGGCGAAGCGGCGATGATCGTGCCGAAGCCCGTCGCGGGCGCGCAGGCCGTCACCAGCAAGGCCGAGGCCAGCACACAGGCGAGCCGGAAGTTCATCGTTCCCCCTCGGGGCCACCACCGGCCCTCCGGTGATCTTTCGACGCCCTTTGCCGGAACGTTACTGTCACGCCCGGTGATCGATCACCCGGACGGGCAGAGCAAACCCCTCGAACGCG of the Amycolatopsis sp. NBC_01488 genome contains:
- the lon gene encoding endopeptidase La, which gives rise to MSDTRLLPVLPLDDDVVLPGMVVPLDLTDTETRAAVESAQAKTPSQASFPGIRSTGATKAEVLIVPRVHGEYAEFGTVATVERIGRVPGGKAAVLLRGTSRALVGRIADGPGAARWVHAEDATETTDDQTAKLAAEYKAVVISILQQRGGWQLIDAVQQVEDASAIADLSGNAPYLDTEQKLELLTTLDVSARLEKALEWSKAHLAELEVTDTIRKDVAEGMEKQQKEFLLRRQLEAIRKELGELDGTVQDDDYRARVEGAELPDAVKKAALAEVDKLDRTSEQSPEGGWIRTWLDTVLELPWNERTEDSYDIAAARAVLDADHAGLDDVKERIIEYLAVRKRRTESGLGAVGGRRSGAVLALAGPPGVGKTSLGESVAKAMGRKFVRVALGGIRDEAEIRGHRRTYVGALPGRIVRAIKEAGSMNPVVLLDEIDKVGADYRGDPTAALLEVLDPEQNHTFRDHYLEVELDLSDVVFLATANALETIPGPLLDRMELVTLDGYTEHEKVTIARDHLLPRELERAGLGASDVTLTDAAFSRIAAEYTREAGVRAANRTIAKVLRKIATKVALDEVSLPLTVDAPDLDTYLGRPRHLPESSLPASTQRTSIPGVATGLAVTGAGGDVLYIEASLADKESGASGLQLTGQLGDVMKESVQIALSYLRSHGAELELPVGDLRERGIHVHVPAGAVPKDGPSAGVTMTTALASLLSGRVVRADVAMTGEVSLTGRVLPIGGVKQKLLAAHRAGMKTVIIPQRNEPDLDDVPAEVLSQLDVHAVANVREVLDLALTPASTPVSQAA
- a CDS encoding class I SAM-dependent methyltransferase, with protein sequence MPVRGTLERPPREELVRVQYADARLVADYAEAYDGRGPTARFHRSRMYAVDEVLRGSPGGALLDVGCGPGKMVRHVLESRSPDFTVTGCDRSAAMIDAARRHTGEEASFSVGDIEEMPFADRSFDVALAMGVLEYVDVAPALCEIARVVRPGGRAIVTMLNPLSPYRLVEWGLYWPARRVLGGLEDALRFPRRHGARRTGIEAYTPRRLRHELWRAGLQPEDTLFYDVTALVPPLDRLDRRHRRPETTVGRGAAGLLGTGYLIAARRL
- a CDS encoding YajQ family cyclic di-GMP-binding protein, which produces MADPSFDVVSKVDRQEVDNALNQAGKELGTRFDFRGTGTTINWSGEEAIVIESETEERALAAVEVFKEKLIKRSISLKAFEAGEPALSGKIYKVSGKILQGIASDKAKQIAKFIRDEGPKGVQAQIQGDQLRVSGKKKDQLQDVIALLKGKDFEIALQFTNYR